One genomic segment of Desulfocapsa sulfexigens DSM 10523 includes these proteins:
- a CDS encoding TVP38/TMEM64 family protein, producing MNTNLIKKIAMVVAGAVLVAIFFGLDLQQYLTLDYLKESQARFADLYHAKPVLVIGAYMVIYILMTALSLPGAVILTLAGGALFGFVTGLIVVSFASTIGATLACFVARFVLRDWVQKKFGDKLGTINEGIAREGAFYLFTLRLIPVFPFFVINLVMGLTRMSLLTFYWVSQIGMLAGTAVFVNAGKELAKIDSLSGILSPGVLGSFVILGLFPLVVKKVVTFIQGRKNET from the coding sequence ATGAATACAAACCTCATTAAGAAAATAGCAATGGTGGTTGCAGGAGCTGTTCTGGTGGCCATTTTTTTTGGACTGGATCTCCAGCAGTATCTGACTCTTGATTATCTGAAAGAGTCCCAGGCACGTTTTGCAGATTTGTATCATGCAAAGCCAGTTCTGGTGATCGGTGCCTATATGGTGATTTATATCCTGATGACTGCGCTTTCTCTGCCGGGTGCTGTTATCCTTACTCTGGCGGGTGGGGCCCTCTTTGGGTTTGTCACAGGGCTTATTGTGGTCTCATTTGCCTCTACCATAGGTGCTACCCTTGCCTGTTTTGTGGCTCGTTTTGTACTACGTGACTGGGTGCAGAAAAAGTTTGGAGACAAACTCGGCACTATTAATGAAGGGATTGCCAGAGAAGGAGCCTTTTACCTCTTTACTCTGCGTCTGATCCCGGTTTTTCCCTTCTTTGTTATTAATCTGGTTATGGGGTTGACCAGAATGTCGCTCCTCACTTTTTACTGGGTCTCTCAAATTGGGATGCTGGCCGGGACGGCTGTCTTTGTTAATGCCGGAAAGGAATTGGCTAAAATTGACTCGTTGTCAGGGATCCTCTCTCCGGGGGTGCTCGGTTCCTTTGTTATTCTTGGGTTGTTTCCTTTAGTTGTTAAAAAAGTGGTTACCTTTATCCAAGGGAGAAAAAATGAAACATAA
- a CDS encoding Ni/Fe hydrogenase subunit alpha, which produces MGESISCDININHLTRVEGHGNIRIRIKNGKVENASWDVVETPRFFEAILVGKHWENAPILCGRICGICSIGHTLASIRAVENAFAMVPSLQTQRLRLLLKHMETLQSHILHLYFLVAPDFLGTDSVLELIKPHGDEVQRAARLKLLANDGGDLIGGRRLHPTRTVVGGFTMLPDRIKLATLRQRLHAALADLNKTAELFGSFAIPDFTRETEFVSLKSDGNYPFIGGQLVSSDGVLREEEEYLTMSNEYMVSHSTSKWSKLSRPSLAVGALARINNNFASLHPHAQDIANNLGLHPVSHNPFMNNVAQLVECVHVVQDSISLIDELLGSEWQEPRQTVTPRAGAGTGAVEVPRGILYHWYQFDKDGRITRADCVIPTSQNNANIHYDIIALAQKLAAQGKDDQEIRLLAEMLVRSYDPCISCSVH; this is translated from the coding sequence ATGGGTGAATCAATAAGCTGCGATATCAATATCAACCATCTGACCAGAGTCGAGGGGCACGGTAACATCCGGATTCGCATTAAAAACGGGAAGGTGGAAAATGCAAGTTGGGATGTGGTGGAGACCCCACGCTTTTTTGAGGCCATTCTGGTGGGAAAACATTGGGAGAATGCGCCTATCCTTTGTGGGCGTATCTGCGGGATATGCTCCATCGGCCACACACTGGCATCCATAAGGGCTGTTGAAAATGCCTTTGCCATGGTTCCCAGTCTGCAGACTCAAAGACTCCGGCTACTGCTCAAGCATATGGAGACGTTACAAAGTCATATCCTCCACCTCTACTTCCTGGTAGCTCCTGACTTTCTTGGCACAGACAGTGTGCTCGAACTTATAAAACCTCATGGTGATGAAGTACAACGGGCGGCCAGGCTTAAGTTGCTGGCCAATGACGGTGGTGACTTGATAGGTGGCCGCAGACTCCATCCAACCAGAACCGTTGTGGGTGGCTTTACCATGCTACCCGATCGCATAAAACTGGCAACCCTCAGGCAACGTCTCCATGCTGCACTGGCCGACCTCAACAAGACAGCAGAGCTCTTTGGCTCCTTTGCCATCCCAGATTTTACCCGAGAGACCGAGTTTGTTTCCCTGAAAAGCGATGGCAATTACCCTTTTATCGGTGGACAACTGGTCTCCAGTGACGGAGTGCTCAGAGAGGAAGAGGAGTACCTGACCATGAGTAATGAATATATGGTCAGTCATTCCACTTCTAAATGGAGCAAACTCTCAAGACCAAGCCTGGCAGTGGGTGCTCTGGCCAGGATAAATAACAACTTTGCCAGCCTTCACCCTCATGCTCAGGATATTGCCAATAATTTAGGCCTCCACCCGGTCAGTCACAACCCATTTATGAACAATGTTGCACAGCTTGTGGAATGTGTTCATGTTGTTCAGGATTCAATTTCACTTATTGACGAGTTGCTGGGGAGTGAGTGGCAGGAGCCTCGCCAAACTGTCACACCGAGGGCAGGTGCGGGAACTGGAGCCGTGGAAGTTCCCCGGGGAATTCTCTATCACTGGTATCAGTTTGACAAGGATGGTCGAATCACCAGGGCTGATTGCGTCATCCCCACCAGTCAGAATAACGCCAATATTCACTACGATATCATTGCTCTTGCGCAGAAACTTGCCGCCCAGGGTAAGGACGATCAGGAAATTCGTTTGCTGGCCGAGATGCTTGTCCGATCCTATGATCCCTGCATTTCCTGCTCGGTTCATTAA
- a CDS encoding dihydrolipoyl dehydrogenase family protein gives MTKYDYDIAVIGGGAAGLTVSAGAAQLGAKTLIIEKESALGGDCLHYGCVPSKTLVKSAHVYHTMQRATDFGLPGIELPPVDFTKVAARIKSVIEKIQVHDSVERFCKLGAKVEFGAPRFVDEHAVELNGKRVSAKHWVVATGSSSSTPPFPGLESTPYITNKEIFSLASLPKSLIVLGAGPIAVEMAQAFSRLGSEVTVIQRSDQILSKEDKDMADIAMVAMKDEGVRFYLGASIKQIKDLGNERQVEITDANGEDVTLKASTLLVALGRQPNIEGLGLEEIGVEMTRKGIVVDNRIRTNHSHIYAPGDINGAYQFTHAAGYEGGIVVSNAIFHLPRKADYTWMPWATYCDPELASIGMNEKAAKAAGIDYQIWTENFADNDRALAEDEGRGRIKMILDASEKPLGVQIVGPRAGDLLGEWIAILNGKVKLSTLAGAIHPYPTLVEINKRVAGTYFSPKIFSPTIKKGLKFFFNLKGAACDPSSDIR, from the coding sequence ATGACAAAATATGATTATGATATTGCTGTGATTGGTGGTGGTGCAGCGGGACTGACCGTTAGTGCGGGAGCAGCTCAACTCGGGGCTAAAACACTCATCATTGAAAAAGAATCGGCCCTGGGAGGTGACTGCCTTCATTATGGTTGTGTGCCCTCAAAAACCCTGGTCAAATCGGCACATGTATATCACACCATGCAGCGGGCCACAGATTTTGGTTTGCCGGGAATCGAATTGCCACCCGTTGATTTCACAAAAGTTGCGGCCCGTATCAAATCCGTGATAGAAAAGATTCAAGTCCATGATTCGGTGGAGAGATTCTGTAAACTGGGAGCTAAGGTGGAATTTGGTGCGCCCAGGTTTGTTGATGAGCATGCGGTGGAACTCAACGGTAAAAGGGTCTCTGCCAAACACTGGGTGGTGGCCACGGGTTCCTCATCGTCAACGCCTCCCTTTCCTGGCCTTGAGAGTACGCCCTATATAACCAATAAGGAAATCTTCTCCCTGGCCTCTCTGCCAAAATCGCTCATTGTTTTGGGTGCAGGTCCCATTGCAGTTGAGATGGCCCAGGCTTTTTCCCGATTGGGAAGCGAAGTGACCGTGATCCAGCGTTCAGACCAGATCCTCAGTAAAGAAGATAAGGATATGGCAGATATTGCCATGGTAGCCATGAAGGATGAGGGCGTTCGTTTTTATCTGGGAGCCAGTATCAAACAGATAAAAGATCTGGGTAATGAACGACAGGTTGAAATCACCGATGCCAATGGAGAGGATGTGACTCTCAAAGCATCGACGCTTCTGGTGGCTCTCGGGCGGCAACCTAACATAGAAGGTCTTGGTCTTGAAGAGATAGGAGTTGAAATGACCAGGAAAGGGATTGTGGTGGACAACCGTATCCGCACTAACCATTCACATATCTATGCTCCCGGCGATATTAATGGTGCTTACCAATTCACTCATGCTGCAGGATATGAAGGGGGCATTGTGGTGAGCAATGCTATTTTTCATCTACCACGTAAGGCCGATTATACCTGGATGCCATGGGCCACTTATTGTGATCCGGAACTTGCATCCATTGGCATGAATGAAAAGGCAGCTAAGGCAGCTGGAATCGACTACCAGATCTGGACGGAGAACTTTGCAGATAATGATCGGGCTCTGGCTGAAGATGAGGGCCGTGGCAGGATCAAAATGATACTCGATGCTTCTGAAAAACCACTTGGTGTTCAGATAGTTGGTCCTAGAGCCGGAGATCTGCTGGGTGAATGGATTGCCATCTTAAACGGCAAGGTGAAGCTCTCGACACTTGCGGGTGCCATCCATCCTTATCCGACTCTGGTGGAGATCAACAAGCGGGTTGCGGGAACATACTTTTCGCCTAAGATCTTTTCACCAACCATCAAAAAAGGATTAAAATTCTTCTTTAATCTCAAAGGAGCCGCCTGCGATCCATCATCGGATATCCGTTGA
- a CDS encoding phosphoribosyltransferase: MNKIFLDEETLILDSFKLGVQVFESGFRPTFIVGLWRGGSSVAIYVQECLQTLGVETNHISLRTSYRGQPSYQEAVAAANAEIRVHGTQYLLENLNADDALLLVDDVFSTGKSIEAVINRLSRHLKRNMPREVKIATLWDRPSFRESEIDPDFYQHRTEDWLVFPYEMSGLTMDEIQEHKPFLVPFLQNG, translated from the coding sequence ATGAACAAAATTTTTCTTGATGAAGAAACCCTGATTCTCGATTCCTTCAAACTGGGAGTGCAGGTTTTTGAAAGCGGCTTTCGGCCCACGTTTATCGTGGGACTGTGGCGGGGAGGCAGTTCCGTTGCCATTTATGTTCAGGAATGTCTGCAGACGCTGGGGGTGGAGACAAATCATATCTCACTTCGTACATCCTATCGCGGCCAGCCCTCTTATCAGGAGGCGGTCGCAGCGGCTAATGCTGAGATAAGGGTTCACGGTACCCAGTATCTTCTTGAAAACCTCAACGCTGACGATGCGCTGCTGCTGGTAGACGATGTCTTCAGCACCGGTAAAAGTATAGAAGCAGTCATAAACCGGTTGAGCCGTCATCTGAAACGCAATATGCCCAGGGAGGTCAAGATTGCCACTCTCTGGGATAGACCTTCTTTCAGGGAATCTGAGATAGATCCGGATTTCTACCAGCATCGAACGGAGGACTGGCTGGTTTTTCCTTACGAAATGAGTGGTCTCACAATGGATGAAATCCAGGAGCACAAACCTTTTCTTGTCCCATTCCTGCAGAATGGTTGA
- a CDS encoding phosphoribosyltransferase, which yields MDKVYLTAQGLLEDSFKLGRQILDSGFRPTFIIAVWRGGVPIGIAVQEFLAFHGIVSDNIAIRTSSYSGIDNKTREIKLFGLNYLVKNLQHSDRLLIVDDVFDTGRSVEAIINELQRRLRLNTPEDIRIAVPYYKPSRNQTGKAPDYTVHETADWLKYPHSLEGLSADEIRENRPAIYEIMKNYLPKS from the coding sequence ATGGATAAAGTCTACCTCACCGCCCAGGGTCTGCTGGAAGATTCCTTTAAGCTTGGTCGTCAGATCCTTGATAGTGGCTTTCGGCCCACGTTTATCATCGCCGTATGGCGTGGCGGGGTCCCCATAGGTATCGCCGTTCAGGAGTTTCTGGCTTTTCACGGCATAGTATCTGACAATATCGCAATCCGTACCTCCTCCTACAGTGGGATTGACAATAAAACACGTGAAATAAAGCTGTTTGGACTCAACTATCTGGTAAAAAACCTTCAACACAGCGATCGGCTCTTGATTGTAGACGATGTCTTTGACACGGGCCGCTCGGTTGAAGCCATTATCAATGAATTACAACGCAGATTACGCTTAAACACTCCTGAAGATATCCGCATTGCCGTACCCTATTACAAGCCATCTCGTAATCAGACAGGCAAGGCACCGGATTATACTGTACACGAAACCGCAGACTGGCTTAAATACCCTCATTCACTGGAAGGTTTGAGCGCGGATGAGATACGGGAAAATCGACCTGCTATTTATGAAATCATGAAAAATTATTTACCTAAAAGCTGA
- a CDS encoding NADH-quinone oxidoreductase subunit B family protein, with amino-acid sequence MEKSKTYLGVEIKRPRTAFFELSSCEGCQLQILNKEASLLNFLDLLEIVNFREAMSNGSDDYEIAFVEGSVTRADEEERLLKIRKQATTLVALGSCACFGGVNQLKNRFHDLEWVKNEVYGGHPIETQEVRPLSDFVIVDLSIYGCPIKKEEVEEIVTNLVLGKSIDHPRYPVCMECTANGNICLFNLGEPCLGPVTRAGCDAWCPNNRMGCWGCRGPSDEANFSQLQEIMDSHNIPRQAMLDRLECFGGFSSAIREMEK; translated from the coding sequence ATGGAGAAAAGTAAAACGTATCTGGGAGTGGAAATAAAACGACCCAGGACCGCCTTTTTTGAGTTGTCATCCTGTGAGGGCTGCCAGTTACAGATTCTCAATAAAGAGGCCAGCCTCCTGAATTTTCTTGATCTTCTTGAGATTGTCAATTTCCGCGAAGCGATGTCCAATGGGAGCGATGATTACGAGATAGCTTTTGTGGAGGGCAGTGTAACCAGAGCCGATGAAGAAGAGAGACTTCTGAAGATCCGGAAACAGGCAACAACTCTTGTAGCTCTCGGATCCTGTGCCTGCTTTGGCGGAGTGAACCAACTGAAAAATCGTTTTCATGACCTGGAGTGGGTAAAAAATGAGGTCTATGGGGGCCATCCCATAGAGACTCAGGAGGTAAGACCTCTGTCGGACTTTGTTATAGTTGATCTCTCAATATACGGCTGTCCAATCAAAAAAGAAGAAGTGGAAGAGATCGTCACTAATCTGGTGCTTGGTAAATCAATTGACCATCCACGCTATCCCGTCTGCATGGAATGTACGGCAAATGGCAACATCTGTCTCTTCAACCTGGGTGAACCATGCCTTGGGCCAGTAACCAGGGCTGGCTGTGATGCCTGGTGCCCAAATAACCGCATGGGTTGCTGGGGGTGCCGTGGACCTTCCGATGAGGCCAATTTCAGCCAGCTTCAGGAGATCATGGACAGCCACAACATCCCCAGGCAGGCCATGCTTGATCGACTCGAATGTTTTGGTGGTTTCAGCAGTGCAATCAGGGAAATGGAAAAATAA
- a CDS encoding asparagine synthase-related protein, whose product MSGFVAIINTNGAPVDCEILKWLTDALHFRGTDRQKVWSEGHVGFGHALYGTTFESHYEFQPSSLDGEFWITGTARIDARSDLLNKLGLQSELRLDQIPDSDLILYAYRAWGERCLDYLLGDFSFVIWDKGRKKVFCARDQFGMRQLYYSQIRESLIISNSLYCIQQHPAVSKTLDEGAMAGFLLFGDHTWLDKELTVYADVKSLLPAHSLVLSSDGFMVRKKYWDIPANIPLLRYRNENDYREHFREVFKKAVCDRIRTDRVVLAMSGGMDSSSIAAMLCEIQNEDNHPFHISPVTVVYNTVHPCREHYFAGLVARRLGLSIHYIDGDLYPFLGEAINTTRPLEIDQPSLWMDIMRQESLLGRVVLTGAAADNLLSYPASLASLRAAGNPFKIVYDSIQLRKRYGKFPGLGTGLLNKFRNIWPINGSGGSAPYPYPSWIKSEFEEKMCLKDVWAERWASSGRLFELRSRASLLHESLLTMDWCSDDSVMKNEFPPPEKRDPYLDIRMVEFVLSLPAIPWLFNKHVLRCSMKGKLPGEVIERPKTPLGMLQQSLLELPGTQWVDEWKAVPGLKPYIERSKIPRLAGGVQGAVSSYINLRPLMLNRWLGCLSI is encoded by the coding sequence ATGAGTGGTTTTGTTGCCATTATTAACACGAACGGTGCGCCCGTTGATTGCGAAATCTTGAAATGGTTAACCGATGCTCTGCATTTTCGAGGAACAGACAGGCAGAAAGTTTGGTCGGAGGGACATGTAGGGTTCGGTCATGCGCTGTATGGCACAACATTTGAATCACACTATGAGTTTCAGCCTTCCAGTCTTGATGGTGAGTTCTGGATTACTGGAACTGCGCGCATTGATGCTCGTTCCGACTTGCTCAATAAGCTTGGCCTGCAATCGGAACTCAGGCTGGATCAGATTCCGGATTCTGACCTCATCCTTTATGCATATCGTGCCTGGGGAGAAAGATGTCTTGATTATCTTCTTGGGGATTTTTCCTTTGTAATCTGGGACAAAGGGCGAAAAAAAGTCTTTTGTGCCCGTGACCAGTTTGGTATGCGTCAGCTGTATTATTCCCAAATCAGAGAATCCCTGATAATCAGCAACAGTCTCTACTGCATACAGCAACACCCCGCTGTTTCCAAAACCCTTGATGAAGGGGCTATGGCAGGATTTCTTCTCTTTGGTGACCACACCTGGCTGGATAAAGAGCTGACCGTTTATGCTGATGTCAAATCTCTCTTGCCAGCGCACTCTCTTGTCCTCAGCAGTGACGGATTTATGGTCAGGAAAAAATATTGGGATATTCCTGCCAATATACCACTACTTCGTTATCGAAACGAAAATGATTACAGAGAGCATTTTCGTGAAGTTTTTAAAAAGGCTGTTTGTGATAGAATTCGCACCGATCGTGTGGTCCTTGCAATGAGCGGTGGTATGGACTCATCCTCTATTGCAGCCATGCTCTGTGAAATTCAGAATGAGGATAACCACCCCTTCCATATCAGCCCCGTTACTGTTGTTTACAATACTGTTCATCCGTGTCGGGAACATTATTTTGCTGGTCTTGTAGCTAGAAGACTTGGGTTGTCAATTCATTATATTGATGGTGATCTGTATCCTTTCCTTGGTGAGGCTATCAATACAACACGCCCTCTTGAAATTGACCAACCGTCACTCTGGATGGATATTATGCGTCAGGAGAGTCTTCTCGGGCGGGTTGTGCTAACAGGTGCTGCGGCTGATAATCTTCTCAGCTATCCGGCCAGTCTGGCTTCCTTAAGAGCAGCAGGTAATCCATTTAAAATTGTATATGATAGTATTCAATTGCGGAAACGATATGGGAAATTTCCGGGTCTGGGAACCGGTTTGCTCAACAAATTTCGAAATATCTGGCCCATAAATGGGAGCGGCGGATCTGCCCCTTATCCCTATCCATCGTGGATAAAGAGTGAATTTGAAGAGAAAATGTGCTTGAAGGATGTTTGGGCGGAAAGATGGGCTTCTTCCGGGCGGCTGTTTGAGCTTCGTTCCAGGGCGTCTCTGCTCCATGAGTCGTTGTTGACCATGGATTGGTGTAGCGATGATAGTGTAATGAAGAACGAATTTCCACCGCCTGAAAAGCGAGATCCCTATCTCGATATACGAATGGTTGAGTTTGTACTCTCTCTTCCAGCAATTCCCTGGCTTTTCAATAAACATGTTTTGCGTTGTTCCATGAAAGGGAAATTGCCGGGCGAAGTGATAGAACGTCCCAAAACCCCTTTAGGCATGTTACAGCAGTCCTTGTTGGAATTACCAGGGACACAGTGGGTGGATGAATGGAAAGCTGTTCCAGGGCTCAAACCGTACATTGAAAGATCCAAAATACCCAGACTGGCGGGAGGCGTTCAGGGAGCAGTCTCTTCTTACATAAATCTACGACCGCTTATGTTGAACAGATGGTTGGGATGTTTGTCTATCTGA
- a CDS encoding ATP-binding protein — translation MSSPESHYLQLIIPSEKEDSRLIGRAVYSFCLHMGFDEVQSYQIELATVEVTHNIVGHAYDNCPDCVIELHAQGLADRIIFTIIDNGKSADAFAFPACCPVDPGSAIDRLPESSMGLYIIASVMDTVEYEVYENSNILTMMKYLPKS, via the coding sequence ATGAGTTCTCCTGAAAGTCACTATTTACAACTGATTATTCCAAGCGAAAAGGAGGACTCTCGCCTTATTGGCAGGGCCGTGTATTCATTTTGTCTTCATATGGGATTTGATGAGGTTCAAAGTTATCAGATTGAGTTGGCAACGGTTGAGGTTACACATAATATTGTTGGTCACGCCTATGATAATTGTCCCGACTGTGTGATCGAGCTTCATGCGCAGGGATTGGCTGACAGGATTATTTTCACCATAATTGATAACGGTAAATCTGCAGACGCTTTTGCGTTCCCTGCCTGTTGTCCCGTTGATCCGGGGAGTGCGATTGACAGGTTGCCGGAGTCTTCCATGGGACTCTATATTATAGCTTCTGTTATGGATACCGTGGAGTACGAGGTGTATGAAAATTCTAATATACTGACCATGATGAAGTATCTGCCCAAATCATGA
- the gnd gene encoding decarboxylating NADP(+)-dependent phosphogluconate dehydrogenase — translation MSKADIGLIGLAVMGQNLVLNINDHDFTASVYNRTISKVDSFLDGRARGTNVIGAHSIEELVGTLKKPRRVMLMVKAGAVVDSFIEQLVPYLETGDIIIDGGNSLYSDTNRRSTTLAENGILYIGTGISGGEEGARKGPSIMPGGNPEAWPHVKDIFQAIAAKVDGQPCCDWVGEGGAGHFVKMVHNGIEYGDMQLICEAYDFMRRGLGMSEESMQKVFSRWNKGLLDSYLIEITSHILGFKDDDGIPLTEKILDTAGQKGTGKWTGINALDLGIPLTLISEAVFARCLSAMKPERVKAAAIFKGPVPGFTGDTDELVNDVHDALYAAKIISYAQGYMLLREAAKEHGWNLNYGSIALMWRGGCIIRSAFLANIKQAFDANPDLENLLLDDFFRSAIQSAQAGWRRIAVKAIEFGIPIPAISSGLSYYDGYRSERLPANLLQAQRDYFGAHTYERIDQPRGDFFHTDWIGSGGKVSSTTYTV, via the coding sequence ATGTCTAAAGCTGATATCGGCCTGATCGGACTGGCTGTTATGGGACAGAATCTGGTGCTGAACATCAACGACCACGACTTTACGGCGTCCGTGTATAACCGTACAATATCGAAGGTGGATTCCTTTCTGGATGGTCGTGCCAGGGGGACAAATGTCATTGGCGCCCATTCAATTGAAGAGTTGGTCGGCACGCTCAAAAAACCGCGTCGGGTAATGCTGATGGTCAAGGCAGGAGCTGTGGTTGACTCCTTTATTGAACAGTTGGTGCCATATCTTGAGACAGGTGACATTATTATTGATGGTGGGAATTCACTCTATAGTGATACCAACCGCCGCAGCACTACTCTTGCTGAAAATGGTATCCTTTATATAGGCACTGGCATTTCCGGTGGTGAAGAGGGGGCCCGCAAGGGGCCATCCATAATGCCGGGTGGCAATCCCGAGGCATGGCCCCATGTGAAGGATATCTTTCAGGCCATCGCCGCCAAAGTCGATGGGCAGCCATGCTGTGACTGGGTTGGTGAGGGAGGAGCCGGACATTTTGTGAAGATGGTGCATAATGGCATCGAATATGGTGATATGCAGCTTATTTGTGAGGCCTACGATTTTATGCGTCGGGGACTTGGAATGAGTGAAGAGAGCATGCAGAAGGTGTTTTCCCGTTGGAATAAGGGACTGCTCGATTCCTACTTGATAGAGATCACGTCCCATATTCTGGGCTTCAAGGATGACGATGGTATACCTTTAACAGAAAAGATTCTTGATACCGCAGGCCAGAAAGGTACCGGGAAATGGACCGGGATAAATGCCCTTGATCTGGGTATTCCCCTTACCCTGATCAGTGAAGCGGTATTTGCCCGCTGTCTCTCTGCAATGAAACCGGAACGGGTAAAGGCGGCTGCCATTTTCAAGGGACCAGTTCCTGGTTTTACAGGTGATACAGACGAGTTGGTCAATGACGTACATGATGCCCTGTATGCTGCTAAGATAATTTCCTACGCCCAGGGGTACATGCTGCTGAGGGAAGCAGCAAAGGAACATGGCTGGAATTTAAACTACGGCAGCATTGCCCTTATGTGGAGAGGCGGCTGTATTATCCGCAGTGCCTTTCTTGCCAATATTAAACAGGCCTTTGATGCAAATCCAGATCTGGAAAATTTGCTGCTGGACGACTTTTTTCGTTCTGCTATTCAGTCAGCTCAGGCGGGATGGCGCAGAATTGCGGTTAAGGCCATCGAATTTGGTATTCCAATTCCGGCCATTTCCTCAGGTCTTTCTTATTATGACGGCTATCGCAGTGAGCGTTTACCGGCTAACCTCCTTCAGGCCCAGCGGGATTATTTTGGAGCACATACCTATGAGCGGATAGATCAGCCTCGTGGTGATTTTTTTCACACCGACTGGATCGGGAGTGGCGGAAAGGTATCCTCAACTACTTATACTGTCTAG
- a CDS encoding STAS domain-containing protein produces the protein MKIESRTNGSVLIATILEERFDATCAPDFIVVMKEWIAAGNIQIILDFGHVDFMDSTALGVVIKSFKWLRQADNGNGELGLCSVNDKIMSLLQLTRMDRVFLVFPDSQEAIKTITESR, from the coding sequence ATGAAAATAGAAAGCAGAACAAATGGTTCGGTCCTTATTGCAACCATACTTGAAGAACGTTTTGATGCCACCTGTGCCCCCGACTTTATTGTTGTTATGAAGGAGTGGATAGCTGCCGGTAATATACAGATAATCCTCGATTTTGGCCATGTTGACTTTATGGACAGTACGGCCCTTGGTGTTGTAATTAAAAGTTTTAAATGGTTGCGACAGGCCGATAACGGAAATGGAGAACTGGGCCTTTGCAGTGTCAATGACAAGATAATGAGCCTCCTGCAGTTGACTCGAATGGATAGAGTTTTTCTCGTTTTTCCCGATAGTCAGGAAGCAATAAAAACAATAACTGAATCCAGATGA
- a CDS encoding FAD/NAD(P)-binding protein: protein MNKLDFVDVLPARQISTRKSDLSSFEYSYRAEITNVYGLTNTEKLYQIRIVDSDQRHQFTFKPGQFVMLELPGIGEGPFSISSSPTRHGDLELCIRAVGNLTNFLSRVPRGTLVGISGPFGTSFPVEDMENSDLILIAGGLGIVPLRAPLFSILENRSRYKQIDIIYGARNPSELLFTYQYQMWRQFDINLEIIVDQADEKWQGPVGLITEILKHRLEAAGNNLSSNTYAIVCGPPVMFHFVCDMLINAQLPMQKIFVSLERRMHCGRGKCCRCNIGATYTCLSGPVFDYWSVLNMKEAI, encoded by the coding sequence ATGAACAAGCTTGATTTTGTCGATGTCCTGCCTGCAAGACAGATTTCTACACGAAAATCAGACCTATCCAGTTTTGAATATAGCTATAGGGCGGAAATCACCAATGTCTATGGTTTGACCAACACTGAAAAACTGTATCAGATAAGGATAGTCGATTCCGATCAACGCCATCAGTTTACCTTCAAACCCGGACAATTTGTGATGCTTGAATTGCCTGGCATTGGAGAAGGCCCCTTTTCTATTTCTTCATCCCCAACCCGCCATGGTGATCTGGAGTTGTGTATTCGGGCTGTAGGCAATTTGACTAACTTTCTCAGCAGAGTACCCCGGGGCACGCTCGTCGGCATTAGCGGACCATTTGGCACCAGTTTCCCGGTTGAAGACATGGAAAACAGCGACCTGATCCTTATTGCCGGAGGCCTTGGGATTGTTCCTCTGCGTGCTCCACTCTTTTCTATACTTGAAAATCGCAGTCGCTATAAGCAGATAGATATTATCTACGGTGCTCGTAATCCATCCGAACTTCTTTTCACCTATCAGTATCAGATGTGGCGGCAGTTTGACATAAATCTGGAAATTATTGTCGACCAGGCCGACGAAAAGTGGCAAGGGCCTGTTGGTCTAATCACCGAAATTCTAAAACATCGACTTGAAGCCGCCGGAAATAACCTGTCTAGCAACACCTATGCAATTGTTTGCGGACCACCTGTAATGTTCCATTTTGTTTGCGATATGCTGATCAACGCCCAGTTACCCATGCAAAAGATCTTTGTCTCTCTGGAACGGCGGATGCATTGCGGGCGCGGAAAATGCTGCCGATGTAACATCGGTGCGACCTATACCTGTCTCAGCGGACCGGTCTTTGATTACTGGTCGGTATTGAATATGAAGGAGGCCATCTAG